From the Lolium rigidum isolate FL_2022 chromosome 2, APGP_CSIRO_Lrig_0.1, whole genome shotgun sequence genome, one window contains:
- the LOC124689828 gene encoding early endosome antigen 1-like, which translates to MPLYTGSRPAAAAALRSASPSCRAVTHVMFRHKYSFMVAFHAQHSKYGPNSIRSVVKSIRSDTTDGDNGTTEPARELLERLFVRTQSLDTSASHDSELSLSIEVLKSEFEGALSILRKKERDIRDAEKRVSDDLVRLNQTKQDLDQREKEISKAHVRQQGIEKALKKASKNLALRVKQINNLKLLVDEQDKKIASSQSLLSQKVVEVENLKQDMFKKNEEAKLLRSEIKSKEQLLLATNQAVVQQEATVRELRSEIKRKTMDIARSNELRKANEEKLKVAEQELEKQNLGWLAAQQELKELAQLASKDTDDLKGTITDFKRVRSLLDAVRAELISSKEAFASSRRQIEDQAVQLQKQVQELKDQRVLLMSYTHDLEAAQLEIQGKTKELNDAHSRCHELESQLIQEMEKVESLEAELTKEKESLEQKTEEVDFLQKELVHKENECSKSQELVKIKESELLEARHEVQDMKLKVESIQLAVQEKDSELSDTQSRLTKVSSEVIDLQQLLNSKEDQLVQVRSELHDKEQHIKTMESELDSIRFRCTQAESVVQRMAELTGDLASSVKVGEMDIYALLDDEISSTGTALESNMHKHNQLEADIEMLRESLRQKDTDLRAAHEALDAKDQGLKAALRKWDVKGVELDELEELPEDPSATTEVTGLSSDTTVGSVVGEMDLQKLQIEAAEVEALAATAALKKLVDMTKKSFKRGKADSDIDSVASESANIGEYDSKMEVDKRMDVILEAEKEIVRLFSLTKQLVTDDVIYDVEEQ; encoded by the exons ATGCCCCTCTACACCGGctcccggccggcggcggccgccgctctCCGCAGCGCATCCCCGTCGTGCCGTGCTGTCACGCAT GTTATGTTCAGGCATAAGTATAGTTTCATGGTGGCATTTCACGCCCAACATTCGAAATATGGTCCTAACTCGATCAGATCAGTTGTAAAAAGTATTAGATCAGATACTACTGATGGTGACAATGGAACGACCGAGCCAGCTAGGGAATTGTTGGAGCGGCTATTCGTGAGGACACAAAGTTTAGACACTAGTGCTTCTCATGATAGTGAACTCAGCCTGAGCATCGAGGTACTCAAGTCTGAATTCGAGGGCGCCTTGTCCATCCTCAGAAAGAAAGAGAGGGACATTCGGGATGCGGAGAAGAGGGTTTCTGATGATCTGGTAAGATTGAACCAGACAAAACAGGACCTTgatcagagagagaaagagatcagCAAAGCACATGTAAGGCAACAAGGAATAGAAAAGGCACTGAAAAAGGCAAGTAAAAATCTGGCGTTACGAGTGAAGCAGATCAATAATCTGAAGCTTCTGGTCGACGAGCAAGACAAGAAAATTGCCAGTTCACAATCTTTGCTTTCTCAGAAGGTAGTTGAAGTGGAAAATCTCAAACAAGATATGTTCAAGAAGAATGAGGAAGCAAAGCTACTGCGTTCAGAGATCAAGTCTAAAGAACAGCTGCTTCTTGCAACTAACCAAGCCGTTGTGCAGCAAGAAGCAACAGTTAGGGAGCTGCGAAGTGAAATTAAAAGAAAGACAATGGATATCGCCAGATCAAATGAATTGAGGAAAGCTAATGAAGAGAAACTAAAAGTTGCTGAGCAGGAACTTGAGAAGCAGAATTTAGGATGGTTAGCAGCACAGCAAGAGTTAAAGGAACTTGCACAACTGGCATCCAAGGATACAGATGATCTCAAGGGTACTATCACTGACTTCAAACGTGTGAGGTCTCTGCTGGATGCTGTACGCGCTGAACTTATATCTTCAAAAGAGGCTTTCGCCTCCTCTCGCAGACAGATAGAAGATCAAGCAGTGCAGTTGCAGAAGCAAGTGCAGGAACTCAAGGACCAAAGGGTGTTACTGATGTCGTACACCCATGATTTGGAAGCTGCTCAACTGGAGATCCAAGGAAAGACAAAGGAGCTCAATGATGCACACTCTCGTTGTCATGAACTTGAATCACAGTTAATTCAGGAAATGGAGAAGGTTGAATCTTTGGAAGCCGAattaaccaaagaaaaagagagcTTGGAACAGAAAACTGAAGAAGTAGACTTTCTTCAGAAGGAGCTTGTTCACAAGGAAAATGAGTGCAGTAAATCACAAGAACTTGTTAAAATAAAAGAGTCTGAGCTGTTAGAAGCCAGACATGAAGTCCAGGATATGAAATTAAAGGTAGAGTCTATCCAATTGGCTGTTCAAGAGAAGGATTCGGAGCTTTCAGATACACAGAGCAGACTGACTAAAGTCAGCAGTGAAGTTATTGATCTTCAGCAGCTACTGAATAGCAAGGAGGATCAACTGGTTCAGGTTAGAAGTGAATTACATGATAAAGAACAACATATAAAAACAATGGAGAGTGAGTTGGATAGCATACGATTCAGATGCACTCAAGCTGAATCTGTGGTGCAAAGGATGGCTGAGCTCACTGGCGATCTTGCTAGTTCCGTAAAAGTTGGAGAAATGGACATTTATGCATTACTCGATGATGAAATTTCAAGCACAGGTACAGCTCTCGAGTCCAATATGCATAAGCATAATCAACTGGAGGCTGACATAGAGATGTTAAGAGAGTCCTTAAGGCAAAAAGACACGGACTTAAGAGCTGCTCATGAAGCACTTGATGCCAAAGATCAAGGGCTGAAGGCAGCACTTAGGAAGTGGGATGTGAAGGGGGTGGAACTAGACGAGTTGGAAGAGTTACCTGAAGATCCCAGTGCCACGACAGAAGTTACTGGTCTTTCCAGTGACACAACAGTGGGCAGCGTTGTAGGAGAGATGGATCTCCAGAAACTTCAAATTGAAGCTGCTGAGGTGGAAGCACTTGCTGCTACTGCTGCATTGAAGAAGCTTGTGGATATGACTAAGAAATCCTTCAAACGTGGCAAAGCTGATTCTGATATCGATTCGGTTGCATCAGAGAGTGCAAACATTGGTGAATACGATTCTAAGATGGAAGTGGACAAGAGGATGGATGTGATTCTTGAAGCTGAAAAGGAAATAGTTAGGCTCTTTTCCTTGACAAAACAGCTTGTCACCGATGACGTAATATATGATGTGGAGGAACAATAG